Below is a window of Oryza brachyantha chromosome 10, ObraRS2, whole genome shotgun sequence DNA.
ttattattaaTCATGCTTGAAGTATTTATAATGATAacataaatcataacaaataaatgataattttataatttttttaaacatgatAAATGATCAATCGCGTACTCAATAAACGACGGTGTTAGACATTATAGACCAGAtggtttataattttacagtaGCGTGTAATGTTATTATAACAACATTAATACCGGAAGTACACCTCTTCTTTAATGATATATAAATGGGGACGTTTTGGTAGCAAGATTTCTCTGGTCCAATACCTCTACCTGGCAATTTATTTCTTAGATtaaattaacaatttaaatttgtttgtgcACATGGTAGGCCTGAAAACTTAATTAATAACGTGTCCAGCGCATATAGGATCGGCTCTAGTCTCTAGTCACACAAGATTATTTGTCAAAGCACAAATGCGATTGACGTCCACTTGCAAATGTTTATGTTTCTAGCGTAGATTTACTTTTTTGGTTGCGTggctttaatttttataagtagatgactaattaaaccaattgtttaTTTGAGAGAGGTACATAATGTCAACCGTACATACGTAGAGGCACTTCGAGGTAGCTAAGGTAGAGTGGAATAGAGTCGACTCCGGACCAATATTTGCAATGTTGCATTGGGTTGAAAAGCAAGCCCAGTGAGAtgactaatttcataaaagtTGTTGaaattagattaaaaaattgtccaattttgaaaaaaaaaacagtttatGCTACTATCTTCGTCCTGAAATAAGactattttttaggttttttgatataatgttttgactctttgtcttatttaaaatttttttacgattaatagttttattcttaatagatgataaaacatgaatagtattttatgcgtgactatttttttaaagttttttacaaagtttttaaataagacgaatggtcaaacgttagatatgggaaaacgaaaaataaagttattatggaatAGAGGTAGGAAGATATTTtacccttctttttcttacatgataaaaaaataaacaattccTAAGcgaattctaaaataaaattcgcACTAGCGTCCTAGAATTTCATTGTGTGTTCAGGGTTAACACCATCCTAAACGCAAAAATCCTTGGGGGACCACTAGATCCGAATCTGCATAAATTTCAgtccaaaataatttaaatcttgaactaattttaaccaaatctgataaattttacaaaattcacaaaaaataGCTTTGGCGTTAGGCGGTTCAAAATATCGACatattcaaaacaaaaaaaataaatggatcaaaattttcatatgttttttccTAATATATACCACAttcgttctatattataaaacattgATTAATTCAGGTATCAatgtatgtattttatatattagtagatttattaacatacaACACAAATAGACCTACTTCCACATCTTATAATGTAAACCTTTTAGtgttgtctaaattcatataagtgctaataaatcttaacatatatataaattatatatttattaatcaataaatttaggtaagaTTAGAAGCAGTTGATATCATAAAGTATTATTATGATACGAACCGAGAAAATATAAACCAGAAAACACGAGACCAATATACACGTGCCCTGGCGAGTGGGACCCAGCCCCCGTATCCCGCGGCTGCATCCTGCCTGTAGACCAGGCCTACATTGACTCTCCCGTCTCCCCCCTCCCTCAACCCCACAACCGCTTTACTTTACGATCacttctcctccctccccactTAATTAATCACCCGCTGCCTGATTACGAGCCTCCCCCGCACCCCTCCACCGATTCAACGCACCCCTTGCTCCGCGCACCCGCATCCCTAATCACACcgccaggtgggccccacccctcACCTGGCCCCACCGATCAGCGACTGCGCAACGGATCCTAATCCCGCACGCGCACCCGCTGAGGCCTACACAGGAACGCGCCTCCTCTGAATTCCATAGAGTGGTGTGTGGGGGGTTGggtttcctcttcctcctcgtctGGAAGAGAAGAGACTCGTCGTCGAGCTCGGAGAGTCGGAGGTGAAGCTGATGGTGGTGGAAAGCCCACCCGCTTTACGGCGTctccgctcccgctcccgatGCCCTCGCGCCAGCTGCTCCaggcgcctcctccgccccccgccgccgccgccttccacAACCGgggcgcctcctcccgccgccacTCCGtagccgtcgtcgcggcggcggcgggcggggccGGAGCCGTGGCGGTGCTCGTGGTGGTCGCGGTTCTGTGGTTttggtggaggcggaggagggggagcaAGGGGAGGCCGGATGAGGCGAGtgaggtcgtcgccgctggGAGGCTGCAGCGGCTGTCGTACCGGAAGCTGCGGCGGGCCACGGGGGGGTTCGCGGCGGGGAGCAAGCTCGGGCAGGGCGGGTTCGGCCCCGTGTTCCGTGgcgcgctcccgccggccacgCGTGGGGGTGGGGCGGGGAGGCCCGTCGCCGTGAAGGTCATGGATGCCGCCGGGTCGCTGCAGGGGGAGCGGGAGTTCCACAACGAGATCGCCATCGCGTCCCACCTCCTCGAGTCGGCTTCCGCGCCGGGATCCCCTCCTGACCCCGGCGCGGACGCCGCTAAGCCCGGTGGGAAGGGGCGGGACACCATACTTCTGCCGTTCGCGTACTCGATGTCCGCGGCGCGGGGCGaggggcggccgcggcggatgATGCTAGTGTACGACCTCATGCCCAACGGGTCGCTGCAGGACGCGCTGCTGGGGCGGCGCTGCCCGGAGCTCGTGGCGGAGTGGCCCCGCCGCCTGGCCGTCGCCCgcgacgtggcggcggcgcttcaTTACCTCCActccgtcgtcaagccgccggtCGTGCACGGGGACGTCAAGCCCAGCAACGTCCTGCTCGACACGGATCTCCGCGCCCGCCTCGCCGACTTTGGCCTCTCCCGCGTCAATTCCGACGCAGATGCGGATGGCAAGCCGGAGAGCGGCGTGATTGCGGAAGGATGCGACGTCAATGGGAATGCCGATGGGGGATGTGATGATGACGCCTCTGTTGTAGCGGAGAGCACGGTCACCACGACGGTGAACGGCGAGGGGAACGGTTGCCCCAAATCGCCGGAGGATGACGACGGCTTCACATCGGCATCGCCGGCGGAGGCTGCGTCAACTTCCGGGTTTGACCGAACCAGTGTTGAGAGCGGTAAGAACAGCCGCAGCTGCAATGGTGGCGGGTCACGCACTGGAGGTGCCATGGGATCAGGTACTGGGAGTGACTGGTGGTGGAAGCAGGATAACGGTGGGGGCAGCAATGGTGTAAAAGACTATGTGATGGAGTGGATTAGATCAGAGATCAAGAAGGAACGCCCGAAAAATGACTGGATTTCAGGAGCAGCTATTACCAACCCAACTGCAGACAGGAAGAAGCCAAAGAGGAGGGCAAGAGAGTGGTGGCGTGAGGAGTATGCTGATGAGCTTGCAAAAAAGCAGAAACGAAGGGCACTCGCTAAATCAAGAAGCGAGCAGGCAGGGCTGCAATGGTGGGAGCGGGATATTGACGATGACTTGGATGCAAAGGGACGATCCAAGTGGAGTGTGGTGAAGAGCTGGAGTCGGAGGAGCAATGGCAGCAGcggcaatggcaatggcaatggcagtATTAATTGGTGGGTCAATGGTGCAAGAAGCAGCTGTGATTGGGCAAGTGGGGAATTCGTCCCCAAGAGTAGTGGTGCAGTGAGCAGCACACCGAGCATGCGCGGCACCGTGTGCTATGTGGCTCCTGaatatggtggtggtggtccttTGTCTGAGAGATGCGATATCTATAGCTATGGTGTCCTGCTGCTGGTTCTTATCTCAGGGCGCCGGCCTTTGCAGGTGACGGCCTCACCCATGTCTGAGTTTGAGAAGGCAAGCCTCATATCATGGGCAAAGCATCTTGCACGCGTGAGCCGTCTGATTGATCTTGTTGATCCAGCCCTACAGGATGTGAATCGTGATGAGGTTTTGCTCTGCATTACGGTTGCACTCCTTTGCATCCAGAGGTCTCCAGCTCGTCGGCCATCCAGTGAGGAGGTGCTCCGGATGCTGTCTGGTGAGGGAGAACCTCCACATCTCCCACTGGAGTTCTCACCATCTCCACCTGGTGGGTTCCCTTTCAAGTCCCGAAAGAAAATTCGGTGAGTCTGTTTAGGTCTTACCTAGACGCAAAAGTTAGCTTTAACTTTGTCCGCTAATGTATGTGTTCTCTGGTTCAAGCTCCTATTTTATGTATTCTTTTACTCACTACTGTATAAAGTTCCCTagggaaaaaaaggtaatGTCATCTCAATTCAAAATTGACAACAACAGTGCCTCGTTGCTCACATGGGCAATCACAGGCCCACATtgtctttatattttttctgaaaccTTAATCACGGACCGATAATTATGCGGATTTAGTACTATGGAGAGGACTTCAGTGACCCTGAGGAGGATGATGTGTTGTTCACCTTTTGAAATGGTGTATCTTGAAGCATCTTGCTTTTGGATAAGCATAGAAGGTAGTGCTTTTCCTGGCCCCCTGGAATCTGgtattttttcttcctcctaTGGCGCAGTCCTTGTGTTCAACGAGTGTGCCCACAGCTCACTGATGTGGGCTTTAATCTTTTCATGTCCGGATatgcttttctcttttttgcttttgtcaCTTACTTTTTTCATGCTTAGTCTATTCTGCAGGGTTGCTATTCCTGATCTAAAGTATGAGAGTCAACCAGATGATTATGTCTTCTGGAAAGGCTTTATTGAGGTGGTGCTAGCACTGTTTGGCATTGTCTGGATATTTTGATGTAGAGACTATCGATTTCCATTttcacaaggaaaaaaaactttgacaCAATATACTTATAGGTTTGCATGCATTGCTTTCCAACTGGTTattttgaagttgatgttgATAATGTTGGTTGTGGAATCCATCCCCCATTTGATGTGAATGGTTAGGAATCCCATCAACATCAGGGCATATAAAGTACCAGGACTTGTCAAAACTTGTGTGATCCCTTTTATGTGCTTAAGAACTTGACAATCAGATTAAACCATTTTGTAAAATACTGCAGTTATAAATAATGGACTCTAGGAAATTTCTTCTAAGCTTATTTGGATGCAAAGGAATATGCTCAATGCCCCCAGTCCCAAGGGATTGTGATGGCAAATTAAAGGAAAATCTCGTCTCATCGAAGTGATTGGGCGCAACTCCCACTGATGACTGATCCAGATAAGCCTTCAAGATATTTCCTGTATTCTCTATTTATTCGCCTATCTGTGCCGGTCTGCGTTCCATAAATTTCAGAATAGTTTTAGTTGCTAGTTGCATTTATTTTCCAATTCaccaataatattttgctGTCTACCATTTTGTGGTAGACAGTGACCCAAGAGCTACTAGCAATACCACAGCTCAACATGAAAGAAGCCTTGTGTGATCCGCCTTTGGTGTACGGTTTTGCGAATGCAGAACTAATTAACATGCTCCAGCTCGCTGTACATGctgtttgagatttttcttGTGATTATACAGTTATACATATGAGTTTAACATGATTCATGACTTTGTGAGTGCACAATTAACCATAGAGAATGATGGTTTGCCGTTGGCTTATACAGTTAGACTGCAATATGGTTTAACATCCATCCAGCTTGAAAAAGGGTATGATACCCAGAAGACTGGAGCAGTTTTGTCCTGAAAAGGCAGCAATTGCCTGTTATGTTTTGATACGTTTCATAAGACAGAATTGCTGCTGTTAATGTGCATTCAGCTTTATCTGCAATGAAGAATTGGATATTACTAGTTTCACATTATCGGCACTGAGTTTATATTCGGTTCTTTCTTTTAagcattttaaagaaattacaGAAGTTGAAGACATTGAATGGTAGTGGATTAGAGAATGATTCTCCTGACAAAATTCTCGTACTATTAATTGGATAGTTACGGAAGTAGATTTAACATTTTATATCGAAATGTATGTAAAACCCTTTATCCAGATTGCGCAACCTGTACATtctatttgaaactttgaaaTGTATTGCACATTTGCATGATAGTTGTGGGAGATTGTATCTAACCAGGAATATGTTTTTCCGAGTAAAAAAATCGGTTAATCTAATTTGAAGTTAGGATAAATTTTCTACATTTTTCCAAAGTTTCATCACACATTATTACACCGAAGTTCCTAGGTAAGAGTATGGCCAACAacttaccaaaatttggttattCGTATCTCCATTTGAATGATCATTAGAAAAAGGTTtcttcatatttatttgtattctAACATATTATCCATATTACATCATCCATATCACATTTaaccatattttattaatatatatcacCCTTAagcatatactccctccgttccaaattGAACGTATAAGGTCTGAGTATAAAGACCAATAATCTATTTAATCAGCATTGAAAAAGCTAGAGAGCCACAAATCTCAAGTGCATGTATATACGCAAAATCAAAATTCGCAAATCACATCAAAGCTAATTGATAGATGCATGTAAGCATTTAATATGTGTGTGAATTGAAGGGTTGTTTGTATTTGAACTAATGCAAATaggctctcttctcttatataatgattaattttggatttctCATTTCTCTTACGTGATGGTtaatttgggatggaggtattACTACTTAAGAATAATCTTGTATTTCCATTTGGGGCAAGGGAGAgagaaatttcaaatttggagTCTCTCTCCCCACATGTATAATGGTTGAAATGGAGAATTGCATAAATCATtggaccatattttttatccttcatcctctattttgtATATGGAGTATAAGATAGATGAGTTGCTGGAATGCTCTAATTCGAAAGGTATAAGAGCATTTCTAATAATGGCTAACTTGGGCTCTCAAAGCTTACTTTTGAGAATTAGCCTAAAAAGTGATCTCCAGTAGCCCACAATACATACTCTCAATTTTACATTACTCCTAATAATGATCCAAAAATGAGTCAAATTTAGAAGTGTTTTTGGCACTCTTAATTGCTCCAAgtggtaaaaaaatcatctttcaCACGACCTTGTTCTTTCTCAGCATGCACTTTTTCCTTCCACATGCCCTTCCTTCATCCCTGGCGACATTCGGCCACCTGAGCCCGCGACCAGCCTTCTTTCCCTCTGTCACTCGGCCACCACTGTCTGCGCCTAGCCTCCTTCCCCTCCATCGGTCGTCCACCTTCGCCATCCTTCAGTCGCCTCCACCTGCACACCGAGGGCACCATTGCCATCTAGGGTGCCACCTCCGTCCAGGCATTGTTGGAgttagaaaattttgtaagAGTCCTGCCTACATCGCAATCTAACTAAATTTAGAAATCAAAACATAGGAGCAGTGTTATAGTTGATAAAGATTTAGGAGGATGCTCTAAATTTTTGGcaatctcttggagatgctctaaaccCTCTGTGACTCCACGTTTTCTAGCACAATGCTTATAATTTTAGCTATTTACGAATGTGTTCCCACTAGTTCAAATTTAGCACAATCTCCTTGCGGTCCACGTGTCAGCAATGTAGCACGACCCTAGgggttttggatttttcaaaATAGCCTTCATCTCCAATATCCCAGTCCACTCAACAAGCACAGCCTGCTCGTCAGTGAGAGCATGGGATAGTTCAGTGTGGCTAGGTATGGGCTCCCTAGCAATGAATGATGAAATAGATCAGCACCACTAGGAGGTCCCGACGAC
It encodes the following:
- the LOC102704645 gene encoding receptor-like serine/threonine-protein kinase At2g45590, with product MPSRQLLQAPPPPPAAAAFHNRGASSRRHSVAVVAAAAGGAGAVAVLVVVAVLWFWWRRRRGSKGRPDEASEVVAAGRLQRLSYRKLRRATGGFAAGSKLGQGGFGPVFRGALPPATRGGGAGRPVAVKVMDAAGSLQGEREFHNEIAIASHLLESASAPGSPPDPGADAAKPGGKGRDTILLPFAYSMSAARGEGRPRRMMLVYDLMPNGSLQDALLGRRCPELVAEWPRRLAVARDVAAALHYLHSVVKPPVVHGDVKPSNVLLDTDLRARLADFGLSRVNSDADADGKPESGVIAEGCDVNGNADGGCDDDASVVAESTVTTTVNGEGNGCPKSPEDDDGFTSASPAEAASTSGFDRTSVESGKNSRSCNGGGSRTGGAMGSGTGSDWWWKQDNGGGSNGVKDYVMEWIRSEIKKERPKNDWISGAAITNPTADRKKPKRRAREWWREEYADELAKKQKRRALAKSRSEQAGLQWWERDIDDDLDAKGRSKWSVVKSWSRRSNGSSGNGNGNGSINWWVNGARSSCDWASGEFVPKSSGAVSSTPSMRGTVCYVAPEYGGGGPLSERCDIYSYGVLLLVLISGRRPLQVTASPMSEFEKASLISWAKHLARVSRLIDLVDPALQDVNRDEVLLCITVALLCIQRSPARRPSSEEVLRMLSGEGEPPHLPLEFSPSPPGGFPFKSRKKIR